Below is a window of Thermofilum sp. DNA.
AGTTGGCGAGCGCTCAACTTCTACGGTTCTCGATTCGAGAAGAGGCTCGACGTGCGCTCCGTAAAGGTAGAGAAACACGGCTGCAATTTGCCGAAGCTCCCACTTGGTGGGCGGAGCCCTTCTTCCGGACATAGTGGTAAACTGCTACAGCGTTTGAAGCTAAAGATTATATGCCTGCCTTCGCTTAGTGAGGGTGAATGCCTCGCTGCGAGCTTTGCGGCAGAGAATTGCACGAGGTCGGCTACAGGGTCATGATCGACAGAGCGGAGATGCTAGTCTGCGGTGTGTGCGCCAGGGGGCGGAGGATTCTCTCCACTATGAGGTTTTCGGCTAGTTTAGCTGCTGGCTCTCAGAGGAGAGGGATCAACGTAAAACCTCGCATGAAGACAGCGTCAGCGGAGGAGTACATCCTCGTGGAAGGATACGGCGATGTGGTTAGAAGAGCCAGGGAGAAAATGGGGTTTACAAGGGAGGCTTTAGCGGCACTTGTAGGTGAGAAGGAGTCGACCATCAGGCGTATAGAAGCAGAGCAGCTGGAACCTACACTCGAGCTAGCGAGAAAGCTTGAGAGAGTACTGAAGGTTAAGCTTCTCGAGCAGGTAAGCGAATGGGGAGTAGAAGCGGGCTCATCAGGCCACGTTGAGGATTACGGTCTCACTCTGGGGGACGTTGCCGAGTTCCGTGACTGATATGTCCAGGCGGGTCTTACTTGTTCAGCGCCTGGATGATGACGAGCGCTACATGCTTCGCGAACTTCGCGAGCTCGCTGAGGCAGCAGGGTACGAAGTTGTCGGCGAGGTAGTTCAGCGCCGAGAGCCGGATCCACGCTACGGTGTGGGAAGCGGGAAGGTTGAGGAGATAAGGAGACTGGTGGCGGAGACTGGCGCGGAGAGGGTGATTTTCTACAACTTCCTTAAGCCTAACCAGGTGTACAATCTACGCAAAAAGCTGGGTATCGAGGTGCTGGATAGGTTTGAGCTTATCTTAGAGATCTTCGCTAAGCGCGCCGGTAGTAGGGAGGCCAAGCTGCAGATTGAGCTCGCTCGGCTGAAGAGGGAGCTTAGCTTTGCAC
It encodes the following:
- a CDS encoding multiprotein bridging factor aMBF1; protein product: MPRCELCGRELHEVGYRVMIDRAEMLVCGVCARGRRILSTMRFSASLAAGSQRRGINVKPRMKTASAEEYILVEGYGDVVRRAREKMGFTREALAALVGEKESTIRRIEAEQLEPTLELARKLERVLKVKLLEQVSEWGVEAGSSGHVEDYGLTLGDVAEFRD